Sequence from the Methanosarcina siciliae T4/M genome:
TCTCGTTTTCGGCAAGCAAACTTACGGTAGTGCAGCCCATGCAAAGGGTATCGTGCTGGAGGGAAAATTTCTTCCAAACTCCTCTAAAAAATTCTCTCTGCATCCGTATACTCACGAAGTGAGCAGATATCGGGAGACCCCGGGCAAAAAAAGGAAAGTAAAGCAAGAACTTACACAGGTATTTACGATGTCAAACGAGATAATTGTAAAAGGCAATCCTAACATCCCTAATATTGCTCTGACCTTTGATGACGGTCCTGGCAGAGTAACTCCGTATATTCTTGATGGGCTCCGAAAATATGGAGTCAGAGCTACATTTTTTTGTCTTGGATGCTGTATTGAGAAAAACATTGCTGCTCAAAATCATGATAGCAAATACATAACGGGCAGTGAAATTGTCAAACGTGCAAATGAAGAAGGCCATCTCATAGCCGTTCATTCTTATGATCATCGAGCTCTTCCAGAACTTACTGATGAAGAAACCCTTAACAAAAAATTGACCAGAACCAAAAATATAATCACTGATTTGATCGGAAAAACCCCTGTGTACTTTCGTCCTCCATATGGCAGGACTGACGATAGAGTAAATAAGATAGTAAAAGCGCTTGACCTAAAAATCGTTTTATGGAGCTGTCGCTCAGCAGATAGTTCTACCGAACATGGTATTATTCTTGACGGATCTCTCAAATACAAATACGGGCCAACGGATATTTACAACAACATAATGAGAAACACTGAAAACGGATCAATTATTTTATGCCATGATGGACACAGTGGAACCCACGACGCAAATTTCGGGATTGTATCGGCTTTAGACAGAGCGATCCCGGAATTACAGCAAAAGGGGTTTAATTTTGTAACAGTAGATGAATTATTGGCGACTGGAAATTACATAATCCGAGATTGAAATACTGGAAATTACTTAATCCGGGATTAAAATAGAGAATTTTTCCTAATCTCATCGCACTGATTAGACAATAGACAAAAAAGAAAACTGCTCCAGAATTCCGGAGCTGTACGAAAACTACGCAATACAGGAAATATACTGTAGAAGAATTACCTCTCTCTGAACTGAACCTGGACTTCAGTCATTAGTTCTTCTTCCGGGACTTCAGCAGGGTCATTAAAATATAATTCCCTGCTTGGCAGAATTGTTTCCAGGTTATTTTCCTCTGCAAAGGAGAAAATCCTGTTGTATGCCACTTCAACTTCATGGTACGGGCCTCGATAGATAACTGAAATGGCCTTCATAGCCGGCAGTGTCTTTATCTCCAATTTTGGGTCTTCAACTGAGACCCGGCCTGAGACCGGAAGTGTGATCTCTATGTCCGCACCTGTTTCCTTGTATTCTTCATCATGGCAGAGGAACATAATAGGGCCTGTAGTTTTTACTCGGTTCCGCTGGTTTTCAGGACTGCTGACGCATGCACAGATTTCATTGATTAGCTTTCCTATGGTTACTACAAAAGTTCCTTTTTCACGCTTGCTCAGGACACGGAGCTCTGGAATTTCTTTAATTACGGGTTCTGTAACTGACATTTTAAATATCTCCATAACTTTTCCACTATGTTTGCAGGCGCCCTGCAAAATGCTCTCAATCCTCTGCAGCTGCACAGCCTCCAGCCGGACCTCCTCAAGCCTCTTCCTGAAACAGGTCTCAATAAACTCGGAATTTCCTTTGCTTTCTGCGTCCAGAAGCATGGAAATTTCCTCAAGGGAAAATCCCAGAAAAGTAAAGGTCTTTATCTTCATTCCCTGCTCGATCTGAGGAACCGTATAATAACGGTAACCTGTAAAAGAATCTTTTATTTCCGGGACTAGCAGCCCTTTCCTATCGTAGAGCCTGAGAGCTTTCCGGGAGAGACGAGTCATAAAGGAAAACTTACCAATTGGAATTTGATCGATTAGCATCTTGCTCAAAACCTCAATTGTCCTGAAATTAGATAAACTGCCTTACTTTTCCCCGGGGGAAACTTCGTATGAACAAAGAAGAAAGGAGCAAAAGCCTCTACACATGGTTAAAACAGCTGCGTTACCTCTTTTATTATAAAATCGTACAGGCTTTACAAAGTTATAGGGCAATCGATAGATATTATAAACTTAACATCTCTTTTTTCTCAATCGGGTGAATGCTATGGATAGAAGACAACGTTTTAAAAAACACGACTGGTTGATCTCAAAAACTCAAAGTATACTTGAACATTATAGCTGTCCTGAATCATGTAATGCAAGTTGCTGCAAACATCATATTATCGATTTTAGCAGAAAAGAATATGAGAAAATCTTAAAAAATGTAGATAAAGAAAATGCGAATATATTAAAATCGAATGCGGTAAAATCAGAGTTGGAAGGATGTTATAAAGCAATAAATGCCGTCGAACAGTGCCCGTTATTGATAAACTCAAAATGCAGAATATACGATAATAGGCCGGAAGCGTGTAGAAATTTTCCTTTTGTAATTATTCCGGATGAGGAAGCAGGATTCGGTTTAACGTTGTTATTGTGCCCGATGTCCGTTAACATAATTCAAGATTATACTCAGTGGTATAAATCGGTAAATTCGACAATGCATAGTCGACTAAATGCCTTGTACGAACAGTATAAAAACATAGACAAAAATAATGATTTTTGTATTGAAATGAAAGAGCATAATTTAGATTCGTTCATAGAATTTCTTGAAAGGAAATGATTATTATTCGTTTCCTATTCTCTTTTATTCGTTTCCTATTCTCTTGCCTGTTAATGAAGGATTATGCCGGAGCAAAAGGGAAGCACAGACGAAACTAAAAAGAGAAAGTTAAGAAAGAAAAAAGATAGGAAACATCCCCGAAAGATCCTTCATGCGATCTGCTCCGGAAGAAAATAGAAAAGGGATAAAGAAGATCTTCGTAAAAGCTGCGAAGTGATTACTTTTTCATGCCTTTTAATGCAAGTCCCATTACTACTACAAGAGCACCGGCCACAATTCCGATGTTTATAAGATTTTTTCCAACCCCGTTGTTTTCCTCGTCCCCTCTGTCCTCTTCCTCTGAAGCGTTCACGGACCCAACCGTCCTATTCTCAGCCTGCAGCTCAAGGACTTGTTCTCCCGGGGCTTTCAGAGCAGGAGCTCCGGTGATGACAAACGAACCATACCCGGGAGTTTCTGCCGAGAAGTACAGGAACTTATCATCTCCTCCCGTTTTGGTTATGTTAAGTTCTGTCCAGGTACCGTCATCATCGTCGTGCTCGTCCTCATCCATGTACCTGCTCAGAGCGATTGAGTCCTGCTCTATACTTTCACTCTGCAGCCAGGACTTTTCCAGCTTGAAGGTCAGACCAGGATTCTCTATATTCTTTGAGGTCGCATATCCGGAATTTCCAACCCAGACATTGAAGGATTTGTAGACCTCACCTGCAGGCAGTCCAGGGACCAGGACGGACTTGTTCTTCAGCTGCTCGACAATAGTTGTCGTTTTTCCCGCGTTCCTGATCGCGTCGAAATCTACAGAGACCACGCAGGTTGCATTGTTTTTGAACTCGAACTTAACAGCCTTGCCGTTTATGATGAAGACCTGGGAGAGCTCCTTAACTTCAACATTCTTTGCAAGCTCAGGGGATCCTCCACCACCTCCACCTCCGGACGAACTACCGGAACTCTTGCGGCTGCTACCGGAGCTGTCCACTGTTGTATCACCGGTAGAGTTAGTCTCATTCCCAGGAAGGACAACGTCCGTTGAGTTGTCTCCAGGAGAAACATCTACTGTACTATTATCCCCGGGAGCCACGGTTATATCTTTACTTATCGCTGCAGTACCGACGCTATTACTTACTGTCAGTTTAACGGTATAGTTTCCCGGAACTTCGTAGACGTAAATCGGACTCTGGACGGTAGAGTCAGGCTGTCCGTTGTTGTCAAAGTCCCAGCTCCATGAAGCAGCATTTTGAGAAACATCTGTAAACTTGACAGAAAGAGGAGCATCCCCTGTTGTGACGTTTGTATTGAAGTTTGCAACAGGCTCCGGTTCTATTCTCGGAGTGACCAGGGGGAAATAATCAACATTTCCTTCGCTTATCTGGTATTCCTCTTCTGCAATCCCGTCTCCGTCAGTATCCAGGTGAG
This genomic interval carries:
- a CDS encoding polysaccharide deacetylase family protein; this translates as MSNEIIVKGNPNIPNIALTFDDGPGRVTPYILDGLRKYGVRATFFCLGCCIEKNIAAQNHDSKYITGSEIVKRANEEGHLIAVHSYDHRALPELTDEETLNKKLTRTKNIITDLIGKTPVYFRPPYGRTDDRVNKIVKALDLKIVLWSCRSADSSTEHGIILDGSLKYKYGPTDIYNNIMRNTENGSIILCHDGHSGTHDANFGIVSALDRAIPELQQKGFNFVTVDELLATGNYIIRD
- a CDS encoding MerR family transcriptional regulator, producing MLIDQIPIGKFSFMTRLSRKALRLYDRKGLLVPEIKDSFTGYRYYTVPQIEQGMKIKTFTFLGFSLEEISMLLDAESKGNSEFIETCFRKRLEEVRLEAVQLQRIESILQGACKHSGKVMEIFKMSVTEPVIKEIPELRVLSKREKGTFVVTIGKLINEICACVSSPENQRNRVKTTGPIMFLCHDEEYKETGADIEITLPVSGRVSVEDPKLEIKTLPAMKAISVIYRGPYHEVEVAYNRIFSFAEENNLETILPSRELYFNDPAEVPEEELMTEVQVQFRER
- a CDS encoding YkgJ family cysteine cluster protein — encoded protein: MDRRQRFKKHDWLISKTQSILEHYSCPESCNASCCKHHIIDFSRKEYEKILKNVDKENANILKSNAVKSELEGCYKAINAVEQCPLLINSKCRIYDNRPEACRNFPFVIIPDEEAGFGLTLLLCPMSVNIIQDYTQWYKSVNSTMHSRLNALYEQYKNIDKNNDFCIEMKEHNLDSFIEFLERK
- a CDS encoding PGF-pre-PGF domain-containing protein — protein: MNEASSGDLIVVKPGVYHETVNIIVLELEFKGEGMPEVDGFKEDIPGETPKIAIWGFDITGTGIKIDGKFSNGNYIHHNVFHDCGITISVQEMSSEDTIVNNEFYGGETAVYYDGDSGLNIRDNKISDANTGIEIDSIHYQNSVKEISGNTIQGCNVGLVLEDYTSVGEIYNNVFNNTENIKISPGPYFDMIPKVQSWNKTSLSKDTNIIGGPYIGGNYWSSPSGDGFSQTHLDTDGDGIAEEEYQISEGNVDYFPLVTPRIEPEPVANFNTNVTTGDAPLSVKFTDVSQNAASWSWDFDNNGQPDSTVQSPIYVYEVPGNYTVKLTVSNSVGTAAISKDITVAPGDNSTVDVSPGDNSTDVVLPGNETNSTGDTTVDSSGSSRKSSGSSSGGGGGGGSPELAKNVEVKELSQVFIINGKAVKFEFKNNATCVVSVDFDAIRNAGKTTTIVEQLKNKSVLVPGLPAGEVYKSFNVWVGNSGYATSKNIENPGLTFKLEKSWLQSESIEQDSIALSRYMDEDEHDDDDGTWTELNITKTGGDDKFLYFSAETPGYGSFVITGAPALKAPGEQVLELQAENRTVGSVNASEEEDRGDEENNGVGKNLINIGIVAGALVVVMGLALKGMKK